The nucleotide window GCGATCCTGTCGACGGGCAGCCCGCTCGCCGCGCACAGCTTTGATTACGTGTACGAGCACGTGAAACCGGACGTGCGGCTGAGCAGCATCAGCGGCGGCACCGACATCGTCTCGTGCTTCGCACTCGGCAATCCGATCGCGCCGGTATATCGCGGCGAATTGCAGACGCGCGGACTCGGCATGAAGGTCGAAGTGTTCGACGAACGTGGAAATTCAGTCGTTGGCCGGCAAGGCGAGCTCGTTTGCACGGCGCCGTTTCCCAGTATGCCGATCGCGTTCTGGAACGATCCGGATGGCGCCAAGTATCGCGCCGCGTACTTCGAACAATATCCGAATACGTGGCGTCACGGCGACTGGGCAGAGGTGACCGCGCGCGGCGGGATGATCATCTACGGTCGCAGCGACGCGACGCTCAATCCGGGCGGCGTGCGCATCGGGACCGCCGAGATCTATCGGCAGGTCGAGCAACTGCCCGAGATCGTCGAGAGTCTCGTGATCGGACAGGATGTCGCCGGCGCGAGCGGCACTGACGTTCGCATCGTGTTGTTCGTGCGACTCGTCGATGGCGCCGTGCTCGACGACGCGCTCAAGGAACGCATTCGTGTGCGCATTCGCGCGAACGCGAGCCCGCATCACGTACCGAAGAAGATCATCCAGGTCGCCGACATCCCGCGCACGATCAGCGGGAAGATCACGGAGCTCGCGGTGCGCGACGTCGTGCATGGGCGATCGGTGAAGAACGCCGACGCGCTCGCGAATCCTCAGGCGTTGGAATTGTTTCGGAATCTTCCCGAGCTGGCAACCTGACGACTCGGATCAGATTCGCGGGAACTGCTTCGGGCGCGCGACGTCGATCGATTCGCGCACCTGTTCGGCGAGTCGCTCGGCAAGCCGTCGGAGCTTCTCTTCGCGATTCCCTTTGTGTGAGCGAAAGATGAGCCGGCTGCCGACATAGCCGGTGAGGGCCGTGGCTGCCCACCCGAAGACGAACAGCGGTGTGCCGTTGTGCGCGGCGACTCCAATCCACACCGGCATCGACGCGCCCCCGACGCCGCCCGCCACACCGCCGAAAATGCCGCTCGCTGCAGCGACGAGACTTTCGCTAATCCGAATGCGTGTCTTCCCGTTGCGCGGGACAACGGAAACGTTCGTCGTGCCTTTTCGCGGGTTGCTTTGCCACGACAACGACCGCCCGACGATCGTCAATTCACCAGCTTCGCCCGCGGCACTGCGCACGATCTCGACCAGCAAGTCGAAATCGTCGATCGGCACTTCGCCCTCGACGACCATCTCGATGTCGATACGCGTCGGCGACCCGAGGAACGCGCCGGCGGGCGGTGAATTGTCGACGAGTTTTCCGGCCGTGCCAGGAGCGGCGGCGCCAATCCCATGCTCGAGCAACGCTCGATCGACGTACTTCGCCGGAATGCCCGCTTCTACCGCCGCGTCGCGAAGGTCCGCCGGCTTGTGGCCCGACGTGCGCGACAGATCGAGCTCTGAGGAACGCATTCGGATGGGCGTCGACTCGCGCGGCACCATGCCCGTCACTGCCTGAAGATCGGCGGCGCGCGCGAGAATGTCGTGCGCCTGCGTGTCCGACAGCAGTGGCGTGGCAGTCGCCGGCGCCGACGCGTCGACTTCGCTCATGACGCGCTGCACTTCGGCGTTCGCGCCCGTGAGTGCGGCGCTGAGCTCGGCGCAGGTCTGAAAGCGCCACGCTGGATCTTTCGCGAGACATTGATCGACGATGTCGGCGAGCGCACGCGGCGTTCGTGGCGCGACCACGTGGACAGGCGGCGCCGATTTGTTGACGTGCGCGATCAGGACGGCCGACGCCAGCGGTGCCTCGAATGGAAAGCGCCCCGTCAACGCGAAGAAGCCGACGACGCCGAGCGAATAGATGTCGCTTCGCGCGTCGATCGCGTCGCCCGAGACTTGCTCGGGGCTCAAGTAGTAGACGGTGCCGAGGATCTGGCCGGTCGCGGTGAGCGGCGCCGCCTCGGCCAGCCGTGCGATGCCGAAATCCGTCACGAGTGCGCGCCCGCTCACGCGATCGATCAGAATGTTCTCGGCCTTCACGTCGCGATGGATCACGCTGTGCTCGT belongs to Gemmatimonadaceae bacterium and includes:
- a CDS encoding serine/threonine-protein kinase; translation: MSSSLPAEQTAEFRRFATTLAGQYELECEIGRGGMGIVYLARDLRLDRRVAIKTLPMHLASDSVVRERFLREARTAASLSHPNIVPIHRADEIDGQVFFVMGYVEGESLAQRVRDRGPLDPRDAVRTLRDVADALSYAHEHSVIHRDVKAENILIDRVSGRALVTDFGIARLAEAAPLTATGQILGTVYYLSPEQVSGDAIDARSDIYSLGVVGFFALTGRFPFEAPLASAVLIAHVNKSAPPVHVVAPRTPRALADIVDQCLAKDPAWRFQTCAELSAALTGANAEVQRVMSEVDASAPATATPLLSDTQAHDILARAADLQAVTGMVPRESTPIRMRSSELDLSRTSGHKPADLRDAAVEAGIPAKYVDRALLEHGIGAAAPGTAGKLVDNSPPAGAFLGSPTRIDIEMVVEGEVPIDDFDLLVEIVRSAAGEAGELTIVGRSLSWQSNPRKGTTNVSVVPRNGKTRIRISESLVAAASGIFGGVAGGVGGASMPVWIGVAAHNGTPLFVFGWAATALTGYVGSRLIFRSHKGNREEKLRRLAERLAEQVRESIDVARPKQFPRI